Proteins from a genomic interval of Narcine bancroftii isolate sNarBan1 chromosome 12, sNarBan1.hap1, whole genome shotgun sequence:
- the LOC138746800 gene encoding 1-phosphatidylinositol 4,5-bisphosphate phosphodiesterase delta-3-like isoform X1 produces the protein MGTAVKAADLRHRVAERRSGAPTVCWGLGVLEDEDVKFMLKGSKLKKIKSSRWKKDRRMKLQDDCLSIWFESKSRSKPPTFSVMDIREVQEGHQSEMMKKHGSSFSESRCFTIVFAGSRSSLELVAATEEEGRRWVRGLKKLRKKVEGMSQHEIIHHWIHEHLRKADENKDNKMSFEEVKSLLKMINIETDDEYAYQVFKQCDRSKTNKLEESEIEEFCRFLMQRPELEQIFNYYSGEEQILTVRKLRRFLNSQKETSTDENAMRIIQKFELNETAKKNQLFTQDGFMMYLLSAEGDIFNHDHDQVYQDMMQPLSHYFISSSHNTYLMEDQLGGASSTEAYIRALLRGCRCVELDCWEGPNEEPIIYHGYTLTSKILFKDVITTIRDYAFTVSPYPVILSLENHCGKEQQAVMARHLKGILGNMLVTAPLDGNVPKELPSPEALRHKILIKGKKFDASETTTEHEEEEAENGECENVKADEKNQKVSVADVSEEFSDLVVYCKAVHFHGFQHAWSKACACELSSFSENRVRKLISEAGSLFVRYNTMQLSRIYPTGSRVDSSNYNPQEMWNAGCQLVALNFQKPGTEMDLNKGKFRQNGRCGYILKPSFMRNRSNLINPLRPRAGAGLSKTQLIIDVITAQQLPKVNKDKKNSIVDPLVRVEVHGVPDDNATRRTRHVANNGFNPVWNESLRFTVTVPELALIRFVVEDYDSSSSNDFIGQFTLPFSSMKEGYRHVHLLSRDAAPLSPATLFIRVRMKRV, from the exons gggtccttgaggatgaagATGTGAAGTTCATGCTGAAAGGCAGcaagttgaaaaagataaagtccAGCCGCTGGAAGAAAGACCGACGGATGAAACTGCAAGATGATTGTCTTTCCATATGGTTCGAATCAAAATCCAGGAGCAAGCCACCAACGT TCTCGGTGATGGACATCAGGGAGGTCCAGGAGGGGCACCAGTCGGAGATGATGAAGAAACACGGCAGCAGCTTCTCAGAGAGTCGATGTTTCACCATCGTGTTCGCGGGCAGCCGTAGCAGCTTGGAGCTGGTGGCAGCCACCGAGGAGGAAGGGAGGCGCTGGGTCCGGGGGCTGAAGAAACTGCGAAAGAAAGTGGAAGGCATGAGCCAGCATGAAATCATTCACCA TTGGATCCATGAACATCTCCGGAAAGCTGACGAAAATAAGGACAACAAAATGAGCTTTGAGGAGGTTAAAAGCCTGCTGAAGATGATCAACATTGAAACAGATGATGAATATGCGTACCAGGTCTTCAAG CAATGCGACAGGTCTAAAACAAACAAACTGGAGGAGAGTGAGATCGAGGAGTTCTGCAGATTCCTAATGCAGCGGCCAGAACTGGAGCAGATCTTCAATTACTATTCCGGAGAAGAGCAGATCCTCACGGTCAGGAAGCTGAGGAGATTCCTAAACTCGCAAAAGGAAACCAGCACTGATGAAAATGCAATGAGAATCATCCAGAAATTTGAGCTGAATGAGACAG CCAAGAAGAACCAGCTGTTCACCCAAGATGGATTCATGATGTACTTGTTGTCTGCAGAAGGGGATATATTTAACCATGACCACGACCAGGTCTACCAAGACATGATGCAGCCCCTGAGCCACTACTTCATTTCCTCCTCACACAACACCTACCTGATGGAGGATCAACTGGGAGGTGCAAGCAGTACTGAGGCGTACATCAG AGCTCTCCTGAGGGGATGCCGCTGTGTGGAGCTGGACTGCTGGGAGGGGCCAAACGAAGAGCCGATCATCTACCACGGATACACCCTCACCTCCAAAATCCTCTTCAAGGACGTCATCACCACCATCCGGGATTACGCCTTCACG GTCTCTCCATACCCAGTCATCCTGTCCCTGGAGAATCACTGCGGCAAGGAGCAGCAGGCGGTCATGGCCCGGCATCTGAAGGGAATCCTTGGCAACATGCTGGTCACGGCTCCCCTCGATGGCAATGTCCCAAAGGAGCTCCCCTCCCCTGAG GCTCTCAGGCATAAGATCCTGATCAAAGGGAAGAAGTTTGATGCCTCTGAGACTACGACTGAACATGAGGAGGAAGAAGCAGAGAATGGTGAATGTGAGAACGTAAAAGCTGATGAGAAGAATCAAAAG GTGTCCGTGGCAGACGTGTCGGAGGAGTTCTCGGACCTGGTGGTTTATTGTAAGGCCGTCCATTTTCACGGCTTCCAGCATGCCTGGAGTAAGGCGTGTGCCTGCGAGCTGTCATCCTTCTCCGAGAACAGAGTAAGGAAGCTCATCAGTGAGGCAG GGAGCCTCTTTGTGCGTTACAACACAATGCAGCTGTCCAGGATTTATCCAACGGGCTCCCGAGTGGATTCCTCCAACTACAACCCTCAGGAGATGTGGAACGCTGGATGCCAGCTAG TGGCCCTGAATTTTCAGAAGCCAGGAACAGAGATGGACCTGAACAAAGGGAAGTTCCGACAGAACGGTCGATGTGGTTACATCCTGAAGCCAAGCTTCATGAGAAACAGATCGAATCTAATTAACCCATTGCGCCCACGAGCAGGAGCAGGCCTCTCTAAGACCCAGCTGATTATTGAT GTTATCACAGCTCAGCAGCTCCCAAAAGTGAACAAAGACAAAAAGAATTCCATCGTGGATCCCCTGGTGCGTGTAGAAGTGCATGGGGTTCCTGATGATAACGCCACAAGAAGGACAAGGCACGTTGCCAACAACG GCTTTAACCCAGTGTGGAACGAGTCACTGCGGTTCACTGTCACCGTTCCTGAGCTGGCTCTCATCCGCTTCGTGGTTGAGGATTACGACTCATCTTCCAGCAATGATTTCATCGGGCAGTTCACGCTCCCCTTCTCCAGCATGAAGGAAG GTTACCGGCACGTCCACCTGCTGAGCAGAGATGCAGCCCCCCTCTCACCCGCCACCCTCTTCATTCGGGTCAGGATGAAGCGTGTGTAG
- the LOC138746800 gene encoding 1-phosphatidylinositol 4,5-bisphosphate phosphodiesterase delta-3-like isoform X2, with product MGTAVKAADLRHRVAERRSGAPTVCWGLGVLEDEDVKFMLKGSKLKKIKSSRWKKDRRMKLQDDCLSIWFESKSRSKPPTFSVMDIREVQEGHQSEMMKKHGSSFSESRCFTIVFAGSRSSLELVAATEEEGRRWVRGLKKLRKKVEGMSQHEIIHHWIHEHLRKADENKDNKMSFEEVKSLLKMINIETDDEYAYQVFKQCDRSKTNKLEESEIEEFCRFLMQRPELEQIFNYYSGEEQILTVRKLRRFLNSQKETSTDENAMRIIQKFELNETAKKNQLFTQDGFMMYLLSAEGDIFNHDHDQVYQDMMQPLSHYFISSSHNTYLMEDQLGGASSTEAYIRALLRGCRCVELDCWEGPNEEPIIYHGYTLTSKILFKDVITTIRDYAFTALRHKILIKGKKFDASETTTEHEEEEAENGECENVKADEKNQKVSVADVSEEFSDLVVYCKAVHFHGFQHAWSKACACELSSFSENRVRKLISEAGSLFVRYNTMQLSRIYPTGSRVDSSNYNPQEMWNAGCQLVALNFQKPGTEMDLNKGKFRQNGRCGYILKPSFMRNRSNLINPLRPRAGAGLSKTQLIIDVITAQQLPKVNKDKKNSIVDPLVRVEVHGVPDDNATRRTRHVANNGFNPVWNESLRFTVTVPELALIRFVVEDYDSSSSNDFIGQFTLPFSSMKEGYRHVHLLSRDAAPLSPATLFIRVRMKRV from the exons gggtccttgaggatgaagATGTGAAGTTCATGCTGAAAGGCAGcaagttgaaaaagataaagtccAGCCGCTGGAAGAAAGACCGACGGATGAAACTGCAAGATGATTGTCTTTCCATATGGTTCGAATCAAAATCCAGGAGCAAGCCACCAACGT TCTCGGTGATGGACATCAGGGAGGTCCAGGAGGGGCACCAGTCGGAGATGATGAAGAAACACGGCAGCAGCTTCTCAGAGAGTCGATGTTTCACCATCGTGTTCGCGGGCAGCCGTAGCAGCTTGGAGCTGGTGGCAGCCACCGAGGAGGAAGGGAGGCGCTGGGTCCGGGGGCTGAAGAAACTGCGAAAGAAAGTGGAAGGCATGAGCCAGCATGAAATCATTCACCA TTGGATCCATGAACATCTCCGGAAAGCTGACGAAAATAAGGACAACAAAATGAGCTTTGAGGAGGTTAAAAGCCTGCTGAAGATGATCAACATTGAAACAGATGATGAATATGCGTACCAGGTCTTCAAG CAATGCGACAGGTCTAAAACAAACAAACTGGAGGAGAGTGAGATCGAGGAGTTCTGCAGATTCCTAATGCAGCGGCCAGAACTGGAGCAGATCTTCAATTACTATTCCGGAGAAGAGCAGATCCTCACGGTCAGGAAGCTGAGGAGATTCCTAAACTCGCAAAAGGAAACCAGCACTGATGAAAATGCAATGAGAATCATCCAGAAATTTGAGCTGAATGAGACAG CCAAGAAGAACCAGCTGTTCACCCAAGATGGATTCATGATGTACTTGTTGTCTGCAGAAGGGGATATATTTAACCATGACCACGACCAGGTCTACCAAGACATGATGCAGCCCCTGAGCCACTACTTCATTTCCTCCTCACACAACACCTACCTGATGGAGGATCAACTGGGAGGTGCAAGCAGTACTGAGGCGTACATCAG AGCTCTCCTGAGGGGATGCCGCTGTGTGGAGCTGGACTGCTGGGAGGGGCCAAACGAAGAGCCGATCATCTACCACGGATACACCCTCACCTCCAAAATCCTCTTCAAGGACGTCATCACCACCATCCGGGATTACGCCTTCACG GCTCTCAGGCATAAGATCCTGATCAAAGGGAAGAAGTTTGATGCCTCTGAGACTACGACTGAACATGAGGAGGAAGAAGCAGAGAATGGTGAATGTGAGAACGTAAAAGCTGATGAGAAGAATCAAAAG GTGTCCGTGGCAGACGTGTCGGAGGAGTTCTCGGACCTGGTGGTTTATTGTAAGGCCGTCCATTTTCACGGCTTCCAGCATGCCTGGAGTAAGGCGTGTGCCTGCGAGCTGTCATCCTTCTCCGAGAACAGAGTAAGGAAGCTCATCAGTGAGGCAG GGAGCCTCTTTGTGCGTTACAACACAATGCAGCTGTCCAGGATTTATCCAACGGGCTCCCGAGTGGATTCCTCCAACTACAACCCTCAGGAGATGTGGAACGCTGGATGCCAGCTAG TGGCCCTGAATTTTCAGAAGCCAGGAACAGAGATGGACCTGAACAAAGGGAAGTTCCGACAGAACGGTCGATGTGGTTACATCCTGAAGCCAAGCTTCATGAGAAACAGATCGAATCTAATTAACCCATTGCGCCCACGAGCAGGAGCAGGCCTCTCTAAGACCCAGCTGATTATTGAT GTTATCACAGCTCAGCAGCTCCCAAAAGTGAACAAAGACAAAAAGAATTCCATCGTGGATCCCCTGGTGCGTGTAGAAGTGCATGGGGTTCCTGATGATAACGCCACAAGAAGGACAAGGCACGTTGCCAACAACG GCTTTAACCCAGTGTGGAACGAGTCACTGCGGTTCACTGTCACCGTTCCTGAGCTGGCTCTCATCCGCTTCGTGGTTGAGGATTACGACTCATCTTCCAGCAATGATTTCATCGGGCAGTTCACGCTCCCCTTCTCCAGCATGAAGGAAG GTTACCGGCACGTCCACCTGCTGAGCAGAGATGCAGCCCCCCTCTCACCCGCCACCCTCTTCATTCGGGTCAGGATGAAGCGTGTGTAG